A stretch of Desulfotalea psychrophila LSv54 DNA encodes these proteins:
- a CDS encoding hydrogenase large subunit — MDNLLKIDNGQAIDRSLIPHVSYEVFFTTLSDFVRNEGFIVQFFAYEEGQKKHLLAVVRNRDLYVIGTEVGKSFQSLTGAVSEKFHMFEREIAEQYGITPDGHPWLKMVRYHKNYAGAKDVFGNNYGKENIPGNYPFFSVEGESIHEVAVGPVHAGIIEPGHFRFQCAGEEVLHLEIQLGYQHRGIEKMLPTLPQKRFPIICESIAGDTSIGHGLSMCQAIEGLAGISVDRGAKIIRTTALELERICNHIGDLGALAGDAAFNPPAAYFGRIRGEFLNLLQVLSGNRFGKGLVRPGGVTHIMREEQRKLIREKLLEVTGEIENICDLIFSAHTVQARFEHTGTVQHEMAKDLGLVGYSGRASGIAYDVRNSFPTECYRELPANENRVTNGDVNSRGMVRVEEIMHSLKLINILIEESENTASEVHMQDQILAPNAFIITLNEGWRGEISHCILTDKKGKVQRYKIKDPSFHNWTGLAMSLRNQEISDFPLCNKSFNLSYCGFDL, encoded by the coding sequence ATGGATAATCTCCTAAAAATAGACAATGGGCAGGCCATAGACCGAAGCCTTATTCCCCATGTGAGCTATGAGGTTTTTTTTACAACTCTCTCAGACTTTGTCAGAAATGAGGGTTTTATTGTCCAGTTCTTCGCCTATGAGGAAGGGCAAAAGAAACACCTTCTGGCGGTGGTGAGAAACAGAGATCTCTATGTCATTGGCACTGAAGTAGGGAAATCTTTTCAGTCTCTTACTGGAGCAGTAAGTGAAAAATTTCATATGTTTGAGCGGGAGATTGCAGAGCAATATGGGATAACTCCCGACGGTCATCCGTGGTTAAAGATGGTTCGCTACCATAAAAATTATGCAGGTGCTAAAGATGTCTTTGGTAATAACTATGGAAAAGAAAACATTCCAGGTAATTACCCTTTCTTTAGTGTCGAGGGCGAATCTATTCACGAAGTTGCTGTCGGACCTGTTCATGCAGGTATTATTGAGCCCGGCCATTTTCGCTTCCAATGTGCCGGTGAAGAGGTACTGCATCTGGAAATTCAACTGGGCTATCAGCACCGGGGTATTGAAAAGATGCTGCCAACCCTGCCCCAAAAACGTTTTCCTATTATCTGCGAATCTATTGCAGGAGACACCTCCATTGGCCACGGCCTCTCCATGTGTCAGGCCATAGAGGGGCTGGCTGGCATCTCTGTTGACAGAGGCGCCAAAATTATTCGTACCACTGCGCTGGAACTTGAGAGGATATGTAATCACATAGGTGATCTTGGCGCTCTCGCAGGTGATGCGGCCTTTAACCCTCCGGCTGCCTATTTTGGCAGGATCAGGGGTGAATTCCTCAATCTTCTTCAGGTGCTGAGTGGCAATCGCTTTGGTAAGGGCCTGGTGAGACCGGGCGGAGTTACCCATATCATGAGAGAGGAGCAACGAAAACTGATTCGCGAAAAGCTGTTAGAGGTGACCGGCGAAATTGAAAATATCTGTGATCTCATCTTTTCAGCCCATACGGTTCAGGCACGTTTTGAACATACCGGAACAGTGCAGCATGAAATGGCGAAAGATCTTGGCCTGGTGGGCTATTCGGGAAGGGCCTCCGGTATTGCCTACGACGTTCGAAACAGTTTTCCCACCGAATGTTACAGAGAACTTCCTGCCAATGAGAACCGGGTAACCAATGGTGATGTCAATAGTCGCGGTATGGTGCGGGTAGAAGAAATTATGCACTCTCTAAAACTTATTAACATCCTCATTGAAGAGTCTGAGAACACTGCCTCCGAGGTACATATGCAGGATCAGATACTGGCGCCAAACGCCTTTATTATCACCCTGAATGAGGGCTGGAGAGGGGAGATATCCCACTGCATTTTAACGGATAAAAAGGGTAAGGTGCAACGCTATAAGATAAAGGATCCTTCCTTTCACAACTGGACTGGACTGGCGATGTCCCTCAGAAACCAGGAGATATCTGATTTTCCTCTCTGTAATAAGAGCTTTAATCTCTCCTATTGCGGGTTTGATCTGTAA